Proteins from one Halococcus sediminicola genomic window:
- a CDS encoding dockerin type I domain-containing protein gives MSSAPSGLAGYDITLGLENDSVATITNATIAEEFGLSLVNISEDNTSMTVRLRGLDFDENIEEGATNISLADVEIEGMATGETALEIQDVTRVDDDSGDSLDLDTTDSGQITVEEAETPTLTIGDATVEEGSTTNADVSMSSAPNGLAGYDITFGLENDSVATITNATIPDEFSYSSVNISEDNTTMTVRLRALDLQENIEEGATNISLADVEVEGVSAGETALEVQDITRVDDDSGDPIDVNTDSGQITVEAADGPGDGNATPNLGIRLDREHVTAGDETAASVVLSEAPEGVAGFNMTLGVDGEEVTIVATSVGDSFDLAVTDTDADAAMIRGLDFNQNVQAGAENVTLATAYVRGAEGADGTAEISITDVNVLESDEAETINATTSNATLEVHNVEPIAYNQLPIDADADGLYEDIDGNGEVNRNDAQIFFREFNSDAIQGYDEYDFNQDGKLSYSDIIALRNYM, from the coding sequence ATGTCAAGCGCCCCGAGCGGTCTTGCAGGTTACGACATCACCCTCGGTCTGGAGAACGACTCCGTTGCGACAATCACTAACGCGACGATCGCCGAGGAGTTCGGTCTCAGCCTTGTGAATATCAGCGAGGACAATACTTCCATGACCGTGCGCCTGCGCGGTCTCGATTTCGATGAGAACATCGAAGAAGGCGCGACTAATATCTCGCTGGCGGATGTCGAGATTGAGGGTATGGCGACCGGCGAGACTGCCCTCGAAATTCAGGACGTCACCCGTGTCGACGACGACAGCGGTGACTCACTCGACCTGGATACCACCGACAGCGGGCAAATCACCGTTGAAGAGGCTGAGACTCCCACATTGACCATCGGCGACGCGACTGTCGAGGAAGGGTCTACCACAAATGCTGACGTCTCGATGTCGAGCGCCCCGAACGGCCTCGCGGGCTACGACATCACCTTCGGTCTGGAAAATGACTCCGTCGCAACAATTACTAACGCGACGATCCCCGATGAATTCTCCTACAGTAGTGTAAATATCAGCGAGGACAATACCACCATGACCGTACGCCTGCGCGCTCTCGATCTCCAGGAGAACATCGAGGAAGGCGCGACTAACATCTCGCTGGCGGATGTCGAGGTTGAGGGCGTATCGGCCGGTGAGACCGCGCTTGAAGTTCAGGATATCACCCGTGTCGACGACGACAGCGGTGACCCAATCGACGTCAACACCGATAGCGGACAGATCACGGTCGAAGCAGCCGACGGTCCCGGTGACGGAAACGCGACCCCGAATCTCGGCATCAGACTCGATCGTGAACACGTGACCGCCGGCGACGAGACTGCTGCGAGCGTGGTCCTTTCGGAAGCTCCCGAGGGGGTGGCCGGGTTCAATATGACCCTCGGTGTTGATGGTGAAGAAGTGACGATCGTTGCTACGTCGGTCGGTGACTCGTTCGATCTGGCTGTCACCGACACCGACGCGGATGCGGCGATGATCCGAGGGCTCGACTTCAACCAGAACGTCCAGGCCGGCGCGGAAAACGTCACGCTCGCTACGGCGTACGTCCGCGGTGCTGAGGGTGCTGATGGAACTGCCGAAATAAGCATCACGGATGTCAACGTCCTCGAAAGCGACGAAGCGGAGACCATCAACGCGACAACTTCGAACGCGACCCTCGAAGTTCACAACGTCGAGCCGATCGCCTACAACCAGCTTCCGATCGACGCGGATGCTGACGGCTTGTACGAGGACATCGACGGCAACGGCGAGGTCAACAGAAACGATGCGCAAATATTCTTCCGGGAGTTCAACAGCGACGCAATTCAAGGCTACGATGAGTACGACTTCAACCAAGACGGGAAGTTGTCGTACAGTGACATCATCGCGCTCCGGAATTACATGTAG
- a CDS encoding family 16 glycoside hydrolase has protein sequence MTNKNNRVTRRTVLSATGLAMASGFAGPVVASHGGDADQYPETCDGPGFNDTPVQPWSGWRFGDACRPQPPVVDPGTITFDDPPADATVLLGDGSSGEITLDDWKKRNGDPPEWNVTNSYAEVDEGWLQTKADIGDAHYHVEWRIPEGLSGSSQTPGNSGVWLASNYEIQILDSYENPTYADGTAGALYGDHPPLINVARPSGEWQKYDIIWHAPRFTDNGEVDSPGIVTVLWNDVLVQSQTVVHGSTPYKDVPEYSPHPPEMPLQLQNHGQPVQYRNIWYQDLPTSASVLEFENNDQFTVDEGTSTTFDAAVTNAYDSALTDSEVTLTAPSDSGVEVSSGGETSFDSLDPGDSKSLSWEVTLPSPESGPYLLSTDASYTVDEQKRVSYRVPVYTEPVPEDNSGGGGGGELPETVDLSRTQVASVDNGMKVDVAPDGRVFFTERGADFQRYPDEPTGTGKIRVYDPETGETTTALEKDVHVGIEEGAQGIVLDPDFEENGWIYFFYNPSNEAIADTQEGLESLNTYQQSPSEAADGPQPYDLVSRFTVEGDTIDPESETEIIRITAQRERCCHVGGALSFDNDGNLLITTGDGTDPFESSGYAPIDERDGRQFFDAQRSAGNTNDLRGSLLRITPQDDGGYTVPDGNLFTGDEYADARADDLVKSEIYAMGFRNPFTLTVDEESGDPFIADYGPDAGSWDPERGPPGITEFVRVDEPGFYGWPYFIGMNVPYRDYDFATGESGDAFNPENPTNDSPNNDGLTDLPPAQPATITNPYSWEELLDTPDYADEYVPDEIPYTIENTDPPEGGSPMIGEIYNYQDGFDSEVALPKSYDGVHILMEARGWFKTAIYDDNGDVSKIGPFSLSGGSPRMLHTGQQGGLYLLEPGSLNYITTQDTSEIEPISAPFGYDAGGELIDGMVTIDGLEFVGSSSAVQVSNQGGDSPSAFPDIPIEGTENDALYQSEEWGENLSYDIAIENGIYDVTLHLAEIAFEQSGSRIISASVQSEQVIKELDLAEEVGFATPYTQTVEGVEVTEDTLSITMSDPVENSKMSGIEIRPADVEEPTEGLVGQWRFGEENVDGDTVSDASGNGNEGTVIGGVTTGVETTSIPGDAAGFNGEDGTIIVPDVDVLDPVAYTISAWLQTDGPGQYTVILGKSNSMWTGFNSDGTSPRFDPDDNADNGSFTADTDVADGEWHHVVYRHAPDEDISNIYIDGELAASAEGAKESSASDADLGIASKSNVKDWFDGMLADVRLYNRALSSSEILGLYQYEGDTGGSDGPPAIGDSDSRPTDPDGDGLYEDLDGDGEVTDADGELFFEHIDDPEMQNNVEAFDFNGNGRLDFDDVVEWRKKKNS, from the coding sequence ATGACGAACAAAAATAACAGGGTTACGCGTCGAACAGTACTGAGTGCGACTGGTCTCGCAATGGCCAGCGGGTTCGCCGGCCCAGTCGTTGCAAGCCACGGCGGCGATGCCGACCAGTATCCCGAGACCTGCGATGGACCAGGATTTAACGATACGCCCGTCCAGCCGTGGTCGGGGTGGCGGTTCGGCGACGCCTGTCGCCCCCAACCACCAGTCGTTGATCCCGGAACAATAACGTTCGATGACCCGCCCGCGGACGCGACGGTTCTGCTCGGCGACGGTTCCAGCGGTGAGATCACCCTTGATGACTGGAAAAAGCGGAACGGGGACCCCCCCGAGTGGAACGTCACCAATAGTTACGCCGAAGTCGATGAGGGATGGCTCCAAACTAAAGCGGACATCGGCGACGCCCACTACCACGTCGAGTGGCGGATTCCGGAGGGTCTCAGCGGAAGTAGCCAGACCCCCGGCAACAGCGGAGTCTGGCTCGCCAGCAATTACGAAATCCAGATCCTCGATAGCTATGAAAACCCGACCTACGCCGACGGCACGGCGGGAGCACTCTACGGCGATCACCCTCCGCTGATTAACGTCGCTCGCCCGTCCGGAGAATGGCAAAAGTACGATATCATCTGGCACGCACCACGCTTTACCGACAACGGGGAAGTGGACTCTCCTGGGATTGTTACCGTTCTTTGGAACGACGTCTTGGTTCAGAGCCAGACAGTCGTTCACGGCTCGACCCCTTACAAAGACGTTCCCGAGTACAGTCCTCATCCTCCCGAAATGCCATTGCAGCTCCAGAATCACGGCCAGCCAGTCCAGTACCGCAACATCTGGTATCAGGACCTCCCGACGTCGGCCTCGGTTCTCGAATTCGAAAACAACGACCAATTCACCGTCGATGAGGGAACCTCCACGACGTTCGACGCTGCGGTCACCAACGCTTACGACTCGGCACTCACCGACTCGGAGGTTACGCTCACCGCGCCGAGCGACTCGGGTGTCGAAGTGAGTTCGGGAGGTGAGACGAGCTTCGACTCGCTTGATCCCGGGGACTCGAAGTCACTGTCGTGGGAGGTGACGCTGCCGAGTCCGGAAAGTGGCCCGTATCTGTTGAGTACGGACGCATCCTATACGGTCGACGAGCAAAAAAGGGTGAGCTATCGGGTCCCGGTATACACCGAGCCGGTTCCTGAAGACAACAGCGGTGGTGGGGGTGGTGGCGAGCTTCCTGAGACGGTCGATTTGAGTAGAACGCAGGTCGCCTCAGTGGACAACGGAATGAAAGTCGATGTCGCGCCTGACGGGCGCGTTTTCTTCACCGAGCGTGGAGCGGACTTCCAGCGCTATCCCGACGAGCCGACAGGCACCGGGAAAATCCGCGTTTACGACCCCGAGACCGGCGAGACCACCACCGCCCTTGAAAAGGACGTTCACGTCGGCATTGAGGAAGGTGCCCAGGGCATCGTCCTCGACCCTGACTTCGAGGAGAATGGGTGGATTTACTTCTTCTATAACCCCTCGAACGAGGCCATTGCCGACACGCAAGAAGGCCTCGAATCGCTCAATACCTACCAGCAGTCGCCGAGCGAGGCAGCGGATGGGCCACAACCGTACGACCTCGTCTCACGATTCACGGTCGAAGGCGATACGATTGACCCCGAGTCGGAGACCGAAATCATTCGCATCACCGCCCAGCGTGAGCGGTGCTGTCACGTCGGCGGCGCGCTCTCGTTCGACAACGATGGCAACCTTCTCATTACGACCGGCGACGGGACCGACCCGTTCGAGTCCAGTGGATATGCGCCGATCGACGAGCGCGACGGCCGGCAGTTCTTCGACGCTCAGCGCTCGGCGGGCAACACTAACGATCTTCGGGGGAGCCTGCTGCGGATCACGCCCCAAGACGACGGCGGCTATACCGTGCCTGACGGAAACCTCTTCACCGGCGATGAGTACGCCGACGCGCGCGCGGACGACCTCGTCAAAAGCGAAATCTACGCGATGGGCTTTCGGAACCCGTTCACGCTCACGGTTGACGAGGAAAGCGGCGATCCCTTCATCGCCGATTATGGTCCCGACGCCGGCAGTTGGGACCCCGAGCGAGGGCCACCGGGGATTACCGAGTTCGTGCGGGTGGACGAACCTGGCTTCTACGGCTGGCCGTACTTCATCGGGATGAACGTCCCCTACAGAGATTACGACTTCGCGACGGGCGAGTCGGGCGACGCGTTCAATCCCGAAAACCCTACCAATGACTCGCCGAACAACGACGGTCTCACTGATTTACCCCCAGCCCAGCCGGCGACGATTACGAATCCCTACTCATGGGAGGAACTTCTCGACACCCCCGACTACGCCGACGAGTACGTTCCCGACGAAATTCCGTACACGATCGAGAACACCGACCCGCCGGAAGGTGGCTCGCCGATGATCGGGGAGATCTATAACTACCAAGACGGCTTCGATTCGGAGGTTGCACTCCCTAAATCGTACGACGGCGTGCACATCCTCATGGAGGCACGGGGCTGGTTCAAGACCGCCATCTACGACGACAACGGCGATGTGAGTAAGATCGGTCCCTTCTCACTATCCGGGGGTAGTCCGAGGATGCTCCACACTGGCCAACAAGGAGGGCTTTACCTCTTAGAACCCGGCTCCCTCAATTACATCACTACCCAGGATACGAGCGAGATCGAACCGATCTCGGCACCGTTCGGCTACGACGCCGGCGGTGAGCTGATAGACGGGATGGTGACGATCGACGGACTCGAATTCGTTGGAAGTTCATCCGCCGTACAGGTTTCTAATCAGGGGGGCGACAGCCCGTCGGCGTTCCCAGACATCCCGATCGAAGGGACGGAAAACGACGCGCTCTACCAGTCGGAGGAGTGGGGAGAGAACCTCTCGTACGACATCGCCATCGAGAACGGGATCTACGACGTGACTCTCCACTTGGCAGAGATCGCCTTCGAGCAATCCGGCAGCCGCATAATAAGTGCTTCAGTTCAGAGCGAGCAGGTGATCAAAGAGCTTGACCTCGCTGAGGAGGTCGGTTTTGCGACGCCCTACACGCAAACGGTCGAGGGCGTCGAAGTCACCGAGGACACACTCTCGATCACGATGAGCGATCCGGTCGAGAACTCGAAGATGAGCGGCATCGAGATCCGACCGGCGGATGTCGAGGAGCCGACGGAGGGCCTCGTCGGCCAGTGGCGGTTCGGCGAGGAGAACGTCGACGGCGACACCGTCTCGGACGCGAGCGGAAACGGCAACGAGGGGACGGTAATCGGTGGCGTGACGACTGGCGTAGAGACGACCTCGATCCCCGGCGACGCCGCAGGGTTCAACGGCGAGGACGGAACTATTATCGTCCCGGATGTCGACGTACTCGACCCGGTCGCATACACGATCTCGGCCTGGCTCCAGACTGACGGACCGGGCCAGTACACCGTTATCCTCGGGAAGTCCAATTCGATGTGGACCGGCTTCAATTCGGATGGAACGTCTCCGCGGTTCGACCCTGACGACAATGCCGACAACGGGTCATTCACCGCGGATACCGATGTCGCCGATGGCGAGTGGCACCATGTCGTCTATCGTCACGCTCCCGACGAGGACATCTCGAACATCTACATCGACGGCGAGCTGGCGGCCTCCGCGGAAGGTGCCAAGGAGTCGTCCGCGTCCGACGCTGACCTCGGTATCGCCTCGAAGTCCAACGTGAAAGACTGGTTCGACGGCATGCTCGCCGACGTGCGCCTCTACAACCGGGCGCTCTCAAGTTCCGAGATTCTCGGTTTGTACCAGTACGAGGGAGATACTGGTGGCAGCGATGGCCCACCGGCGATCGGCGACTCGGACTCGCGACCGACCGATCCGGACGGCGACGGGCTCTACGAGGACCTCGACGGCGACGGCGAGGTAACTGACGCCGACGGGGAATTGTTCTTCGAGCATATTGACGACCCCGAGATGCAGAACAACGTAGAGGCGTTCGACTTCAACGGGAACGGCCGCCTCGACTTCGACGATGTCGTCGAATGGCGCAAAAAGAAAAACAGCTAA
- a CDS encoding Gfo/Idh/MocA family protein, giving the protein MALRIGVLGYRFMGKAHSNAFARLPMFFDDAPEIERHTLVGRDEAALADAADRFGFANTATDWGAAIENVDVFYNLGPNHLHPEPSIAALESDIPVFCEKPLAPTIEDAKRMADVVGESDAIAGCAFNYRFVPAIQYAKNLIDAGELGEIRHVRGSYLQDWGTDPADPWTWRMDEELAGSGALGDLGAHTVDLARFLVGERAGDIERVSGHTETFIEERPVEGKSETRPVTVDDAYTAQAAFQNGAMGTFEASRMASGHKNDHSISVHGSEGSLRFSLERLNELAVLRENNRGYETVLVTDASDPYVEHWWPPGHVLGWEHTFVHEDYEFLSAVAAGKGYEPSFETAFKVQRVLDAIERSDERGEWVDVE; this is encoded by the coding sequence ATGGCACTTAGAATCGGCGTCCTCGGCTATCGGTTCATGGGCAAAGCCCACTCGAACGCCTTTGCGCGACTCCCGATGTTTTTCGACGACGCACCCGAAATCGAACGCCACACGCTCGTCGGGCGCGACGAGGCGGCGCTCGCGGACGCTGCGGATCGGTTCGGCTTTGCGAACACCGCGACCGACTGGGGGGCCGCCATCGAAAACGTCGATGTGTTCTACAATCTCGGACCGAACCACCTCCATCCCGAGCCGTCGATTGCGGCGCTCGAATCTGATATTCCCGTTTTCTGTGAGAAACCGCTCGCGCCCACGATCGAAGATGCCAAACGGATGGCCGACGTAGTGGGTGAAAGCGACGCCATCGCGGGCTGTGCGTTCAACTACCGATTTGTGCCGGCCATCCAGTATGCGAAGAATCTCATCGACGCGGGCGAACTCGGCGAGATTCGCCACGTACGCGGGAGCTATCTGCAGGACTGGGGCACCGACCCCGCGGACCCGTGGACGTGGCGTATGGACGAAGAGCTCGCGGGCAGCGGCGCGCTCGGCGACCTCGGGGCACACACCGTGGACCTCGCGCGCTTTCTGGTCGGCGAGCGCGCTGGCGACATCGAGCGGGTGAGCGGCCACACCGAGACGTTCATCGAGGAGCGTCCCGTAGAGGGCAAGTCGGAAACCAGACCCGTGACCGTCGACGATGCCTACACCGCACAGGCTGCCTTTCAAAACGGTGCGATGGGCACCTTCGAGGCCTCACGGATGGCGAGCGGGCACAAAAACGACCACTCCATTTCGGTTCACGGCTCGGAGGGAAGTCTGCGGTTCTCGCTCGAACGGCTGAACGAACTGGCCGTGCTCCGGGAGAATAATCGAGGATACGAGACCGTTCTGGTGACCGACGCATCGGATCCCTACGTCGAACACTGGTGGCCGCCGGGCCACGTGCTGGGCTGGGAACACACGTTCGTCCACGAGGACTATGAGTTCCTCTCGGCGGTCGCCGCGGGCAAGGGCTACGAGCCGTCCTTCGAGACGGCATTCAAAGTCCAGCGCGTGCTCGATGCCATCGAGCGAAGCGATGAGCGCGGCGAGTGGGTCGATGTCGAATAG
- a CDS encoding malectin domain-containing carbohydrate-binding protein: protein MRHQHTEQPTSVEADGAPFALKRRSVLQTIAALGLGSSAVGNAIAQPRGGDDDSGVPVGIQLYTLRNLPDTTLDLLRRVAAVDNNGGPGFDVVEFAGLGGANTEEINSTLDEVGVDAASAHVGLGELEGDSFQDTVDTYQAVGVDTFIVPYIDPSSIDTVAKVEALAERMNAVSENLPEGTRLGFHNHDGEFQDVGDGQTPMEVFDAALNDDVIFEIDVGWVLTAGYDPVEVIQQYSDRTELIHMKDMEDSEFREIGEGAVDMSEVAETARMEANVDYLIYEHDQPTDPAGSTGTGAGVLSFLDGESGLECLSFADVGAPDYDDSLSGVEMGDSADSDGVPTGIQLYTLRDLPDSTAEIIRRIGSVDNNGGPGYDTVEFYTLGSSTVSEVQTALDETGLTAPSAHIGLPQLEGESLQNTLDTYGQLGVTNFIDPSLRLPDDPSVQDVENLAQRFNDVAANLPDGSRVGFHNHSKVFDELDDGRPIIEVLDENLNDGIVFEIDVGWVLTAGRDPAEIIQQYSERTEMLHMKDMENGNFAEIGEGAVDWEEVSRVAREEAVVDYIFYEHDAPSNPAGSVGTGAGALSFLDGAPGLECLTIDDIGGPGYDGDLSGSSGPGAGDDTVSVPFGYDAGGGEIDDIVSIDGLEFVDSSPAVEAYGDASVNGTAVDTGATSNPIEGTEHDALYQSEEWGGDLSYDVSIENGMYDVTLYFAEIYFGGDFGGGQIDGGVGSRVFDVSVEDQQPFSELDIYEQVGHDAALTETVEGVEVTDGTLTISTNTVVHNSKFSGFEIDSVDDGGSEGPPAIGDSDSRPTDPDGDGLYEDLDGNGEVTDADAELFFEHIDDPEMQNNVEAFDFNGNGRLDFDDIVEWHKKNNS from the coding sequence ATGAGACACCAGCACACGGAACAACCCACGAGCGTAGAAGCAGACGGCGCGCCGTTCGCGCTGAAACGGCGATCGGTACTCCAGACTATCGCCGCACTCGGTCTGGGCAGCAGTGCCGTCGGGAACGCGATCGCACAGCCGAGAGGCGGGGACGACGATTCGGGCGTCCCGGTTGGCATCCAACTGTACACGCTCCGGAACCTCCCGGACACGACGCTCGACCTGCTTCGCCGGGTCGCGGCCGTCGACAACAACGGCGGGCCCGGGTTCGATGTCGTCGAGTTCGCCGGCCTCGGGGGGGCGAACACAGAGGAGATCAACTCTACGCTCGACGAGGTGGGCGTCGACGCCGCCTCGGCACACGTCGGCCTCGGGGAACTGGAGGGCGACAGCTTCCAGGACACCGTCGACACGTACCAGGCGGTCGGCGTGGACACGTTCATCGTCCCGTACATCGACCCGTCGTCGATCGACACGGTAGCGAAGGTGGAAGCGCTCGCCGAGCGGATGAACGCGGTGTCGGAGAACCTGCCCGAGGGGACACGACTGGGCTTCCACAACCACGACGGCGAGTTTCAGGACGTCGGCGACGGTCAGACGCCGATGGAGGTGTTCGACGCGGCGCTCAACGATGACGTGATCTTCGAGATTGACGTCGGCTGGGTGCTTACCGCGGGCTACGACCCGGTTGAGGTCATCCAGCAGTACAGCGATCGGACGGAACTTATCCACATGAAGGACATGGAGGACAGCGAGTTCCGCGAGATCGGTGAGGGTGCCGTCGACATGTCTGAGGTGGCGGAAACCGCGCGAATGGAGGCGAACGTCGACTACCTCATTTACGAGCATGACCAGCCCACGGACCCTGCCGGATCGACCGGCACCGGCGCGGGCGTGCTATCGTTTCTCGACGGCGAATCCGGGCTCGAATGCCTGAGCTTCGCCGATGTAGGCGCCCCGGACTACGACGACTCGCTCAGCGGCGTCGAGATGGGCGATTCCGCCGACAGTGACGGCGTGCCGACGGGTATCCAACTGTACACACTTCGAGACCTCCCCGACTCGACGGCCGAGATCATCCGCCGGATCGGTAGCGTCGACAACAACGGTGGCCCGGGCTACGACACCGTCGAGTTCTATACGCTGGGCAGCTCGACGGTCAGCGAGGTGCAGACGGCGCTTGACGAGACGGGCCTAACGGCACCGTCGGCGCACATCGGCCTCCCGCAACTCGAGGGCGAAAGCCTCCAGAACACGCTCGACACGTACGGACAACTCGGCGTCACCAACTTTATTGACCCCAGCCTCCGCCTGCCGGACGATCCATCCGTACAGGACGTCGAGAACCTCGCCCAGCGGTTCAACGATGTCGCCGCGAACCTTCCGGACGGATCGCGTGTCGGTTTCCATAACCATTCGAAGGTGTTCGATGAACTTGACGACGGTCGGCCTATCATTGAAGTCCTCGACGAGAACCTCAACGACGGCATCGTCTTCGAGATCGACGTCGGCTGGGTGCTCACCGCCGGTCGCGACCCGGCCGAGATCATCCAGCAGTACAGCGAGCGCACCGAGATGCTCCACATGAAGGACATGGAGAACGGCAACTTCGCCGAGATTGGCGAGGGTGCCGTCGACTGGGAGGAAGTCTCGCGGGTCGCGCGCGAGGAAGCTGTAGTCGACTACATCTTCTACGAACACGACGCGCCGTCGAACCCAGCCGGATCCGTCGGCACGGGTGCGGGCGCGCTGTCGTTCCTCGACGGCGCCCCCGGACTGGAGTGTCTCACGATCGACGATATCGGCGGCCCCGGCTACGACGGGGACCTCTCGGGAAGCTCCGGCCCGGGAGCTGGCGACGACACAGTGTCGGTGCCGTTCGGCTACGACGCCGGCGGCGGCGAGATCGACGACATCGTCTCGATCGACGGGCTGGAGTTCGTCGATAGTTCGCCCGCCGTCGAAGCGTACGGCGACGCGAGCGTGAACGGTACCGCCGTTGACACCGGTGCGACCAGCAACCCGATCGAGGGGACTGAACACGACGCACTCTATCAGAGCGAGGAGTGGGGCGGCGACCTCTCGTACGACGTCAGCATCGAGAACGGCATGTACGATGTGACGCTCTACTTCGCCGAGATCTACTTTGGCGGTGATTTCGGTGGGGGCCAAATCGACGGTGGCGTTGGATCGCGCGTGTTCGACGTCTCCGTTGAGGACCAGCAGCCGTTCTCCGAACTCGACATCTACGAACAGGTCGGCCACGATGCTGCCCTCACGGAGACGGTCGAGGGCGTTGAGGTCACCGACGGCACGCTCACAATCAGCACCAACACGGTGGTCCACAACTCGAAGTTCAGCGGCTTCGAGATCGACTCCGTAGACGACGGCGGTAGCGAGGGACCGCCGGCGATCGGCGACTCGGACTCGCGACCGACCGATCCGGACGGCGACGGGCTCTACGAGGACCTCGACGGCAACGGCGAAGTCACTGACGCCGACGCGGAGTTGTTCTTCGAACACATTGACGACCCCGAGATGCAGAACAACGTCGAGGCGTTCGACTTCAACGGGAACGGCCGTCTCGACTTCGACGACATCGTCGAATGGCACAAAAAGAACAACAGCTAA
- a CDS encoding sugar phosphate isomerase/epimerase family protein codes for MDVGVLTVPLGGQSPDETLAYLSNLGVGAVELGCGGSPGDDHLPRAEYLDNESTQQKLHDRLDEHDLRVSALATHNNPIHPDDDHAATADTELREAIELADQLGVDTVTTFSGLPAGGPNDEVPNWVTAPWPTEHKEAHDYQWGVAEEYWSDLAEFADEKGVNVAIEMHPNMLVYEPSGMLRLRKATNERIGANFDPSHLYWQGIDVPQAIRYLGEAIHHAHAKDTGLYEANADVKGYLDTTSYTEEADRSWLFRTVGYGHGESHWKEVVSTLRMVGYDGALSIEHEDSLTSSREGLEKAVDVLDRAMFATTPGEAYWAE; via the coding sequence ATGGACGTTGGCGTACTCACCGTACCCCTCGGCGGACAGTCGCCCGACGAGACACTTGCCTACCTCTCCAACCTCGGCGTCGGTGCCGTGGAACTGGGCTGTGGCGGCAGTCCGGGCGACGACCACCTCCCGCGCGCGGAGTATCTCGACAACGAGAGCACACAGCAAAAACTCCACGACCGCCTCGACGAGCACGACCTCCGGGTGAGCGCGCTCGCGACGCACAACAATCCGATTCACCCCGACGACGACCACGCCGCCACGGCCGATACGGAACTCAGAGAAGCCATCGAACTCGCAGACCAGTTGGGTGTCGATACGGTGACGACCTTCTCGGGGCTTCCCGCCGGCGGGCCGAACGACGAAGTCCCGAACTGGGTCACCGCGCCGTGGCCCACCGAACACAAAGAAGCACACGACTACCAGTGGGGGGTCGCCGAGGAATACTGGAGTGACCTCGCCGAGTTCGCCGACGAGAAGGGTGTGAACGTCGCCATCGAGATGCATCCCAATATGCTGGTTTACGAGCCATCGGGCATGCTGCGGCTGCGCAAGGCAACCAACGAGCGCATCGGCGCGAACTTCGACCCCTCGCACCTGTACTGGCAGGGCATTGACGTGCCGCAGGCGATTCGATACTTGGGGGAGGCAATTCATCACGCCCACGCGAAGGATACGGGCCTGTACGAGGCCAACGCCGACGTGAAGGGTTATCTCGACACGACCTCCTACACCGAGGAGGCAGACCGGTCGTGGCTCTTCCGGACTGTCGGGTATGGTCACGGCGAATCCCACTGGAAAGAAGTCGTTTCGACCCTCAGAATGGTCGGCTACGACGGCGCGCTCAGCATCGAACACGAGGACTCGCTGACGAGTTCCCGGGAGGGCCTGGAAAAAGCGGTGGACGTGCTCGACAGAGCGATGTTCGCAACGACGCCCGGCGAGGCCTACTGGGCGGAGTAG